From Haemorhous mexicanus isolate bHaeMex1 chromosome 1, bHaeMex1.pri, whole genome shotgun sequence, one genomic window encodes:
- the YTHDF3 gene encoding YTH domain-containing family protein 3 yields MSATSVDQRPKGQGNKVSVQNGSIHQKDAVNDDDFEPYLSSQTNQSNSYPPMSDPYMPSYYAPSIGFPYSLGEAAWSTAGDPPMPYLTTYGQMSNGEHHYIPDGVFSQPGALGNTPPFLGQHGFNFFPGNADFSTWGTSGSQGQSTQSSAYSSSYGYPPSSLGRAIADGQAGFGSDTLSKVPGISSIEQGMTGLKIGGDMTAAVTKTVGSALSSTGMTSIAANSVPPVSSSAPKPTSWAAIARKPAKPQPKLKPKGNVGIGGPAVPPPPIKHNMNIGTWDDKGSVVKAPPAQPVLPPQTIIQQPQPLIQPPPLVQSQLPQQQPQPQQPQQQQGPQQQAQPHQLQQQQLQNRWVAPRNRGVGFSQNNGAGSENFGLGVVSVSSSPSGVEVHPVLEKLKAINNYNPKDFDWNLKNGRVFIIKSYSEDDIHRSIKYSIWCSTEHGNKRLDAAYRSLNGKGPLYLLFSVNGSGHFCGVAEMKSVVDYNAYAGVWSQDKWKGKFDVKWIFVKDVPNNQLRHIRLENNDNKPVTNSRDTQEVPLEKAKQVLKIIATFKHTTSIFDDFAHYEKRQEEEEAMRRERNRNKQ; encoded by the exons ATGTCAGCCACCAGCGTCGACCAG AGACCTAAAGGACAGGGAAATAAAG tttcagTACAAAACGGTTCGATTCATCAAAAGGATGCAGTAAATGATGATGATTTTGAGCCATATCTAAGTAGTCAGACAAATCAG agTAACAGCTATCCACCAATGTCAGACCCATACATGCCTAGCTATTATGCTCCATCCATTGGATTTCCATACTCTTTAGGTGAAGCAGCATGGTCAACTGCAGGTGACCCTCCAATGCCATATTTGACAACTTATGGACAGATGAGCAATGGTGAACACCATTACATACCTGATGGTGTATTTAGTCAACCTGGGGCATTAGGAAATACCCCTCCATTTCTTGGGCAgcatggatttaatttttttcctgggaatgcaGACTTCTCTACATGGGGGACAAGTGGATCTCAGGGACAATCAACGCAAAGCTCTGCTTACAGCAGCAGCTATGGCTATCCACCTAGTTCTCTTGGGAGAGCCATAGCAGATGGACAGGCTGGATTTGGCAGTGATACTCTGAGCAAGGTGCCTGGGATTAGCAGCATTGAGCAAGGCATGACTGGACTGAAAATTGGTGGAGATATGACGGCTGCTGTAACAAAAACTGTAGGTTCAGCTCTGAGCAGTACAGGTATGACAAGCATTGCAGCTAACAGCGTGCCCCCAGTTAGCAGTTCAGCACCTAAACCAACCTCATGGGCTGCAATTGCAAGGAAACCTGCTAAACCTCAGCCGAAACTCAAGCCTAAAGGTAATGTGGGCATTGGGGGCCCTGCTGTACCGCCACCACCTATAAAACACAACATGAATATTGGAACTTGGGATGACAAAGGGTCAGTGGTAAAAGCACCCCCAGCTCAACCAGTACTGCCTCCTCAGACTATAatccagcagcctcagccatTAATTCAACCACCACCACTGGTGCAAAGCCAACTGCCTcaacagcagcctcagccacaGCAACCACAACAGCAACAAGGACCTCAGCAGCAGGCCCAGCCTCACCAGTtgcagcagcaacagctgcaAAACCGCTGGGTAGCTCCCCGTAATAGGGGTGTGGGCTTCAGCCAGAACAATGGAGCTGGTAGTGAGAACTTTGGTTTAGGTGTTGTATCCGTCAGCTCCTCACCTTCTGGTGTGGAAGTGCACCCAGTGCTGGAGAAACTAAAGGCCATAAACAACTACAATCCCAAAGACTTCGATTGGAATCTGAAGAATGGACGTGTGTTTATAATCAAAAGTTATTCAGAGGACGATATTCATCGCTCCATTAAGTACTCTATCTGGTGTAGTACTGAGCATGGGAATAAGCGCTTGGATGCTGCTTACCGGTCCCTGAATGGCAAAGGCCCACTCTATTTGCTCTTCAGTGTGAATGGCAGTGGACACTTTTGCGGAGTGGCTGAGATGAAGTCTGTTGTGGACTACAATGCATATGCTGGTGTCTGGTCTCAGGATAAGTGGAAGGGGAAGTTTGATGTCAAATGGATCTTTGTCAAAGACGTTCCCAATAACCAACTGCGACATATTCGCTTGGAAAACAATGACAACAAACCAGTTACCAATTCGAGGGACACTCAAGAGGTACCCCTAGAAAAAGCCAAGCAAGTGCTTAAAATAATTGCTACTTTCAAGCATACCACCTCAATCTTTGATGACTTTGCACATTACGAGAAGCGtcaagaggaggaggaagccaTGCGTAGG